Part of the Oncorhynchus mykiss isolate Arlee chromosome 23, USDA_OmykA_1.1, whole genome shotgun sequence genome is shown below.
ggcacctgcaagttcccgacATTTatgggggaaatggccctagacctcaccctacgatccaacaggtcccagacgtgctcaatgggattgagatctggactCTTTGAtgtccatggcagaacactgacattcctgtcttgcagaaaatcacgcacagaacgagcagtatgactggtggcattgtcatgctggagggacatgtcaggatgagcctgcaggaagggtaccacatgagggaggaggatgtcttccctgtaacgcacagcgttgagattgcctgcaatgacgataaatgcgaatctgaccatcacccctggtgagacaaaactgcgactcgtcagagaagagcactttttgccagtcctgtctggcccataggtgacgttgttgccggtgatgtctggtgaggacctgccttacaacaggcccacaagccctcagtccagcctctctcagcctattgcggacagtctgagcactgatggagggattgtgcgttcctggtgtaactcgggcagttgttgttgccatgctgtacctgtcccgcaggtgtgatgttcggatgtaccgatcctgtgcaggtgtcgttacacgtggtctgccatgtgagaggacgatcagctgtccgtcctgactccctgtagtgctgtcttaggcgtctcacagtacggacattgcaatatattgccctggccacatctgcagtcctcatgcctccttgcagcatgccttgCCTAAGGCACgtacgttcatgcagatgagcagggaccctggtcatcttttttgtgtgtttttcagagtcactagaaaggcctctttagtgtcctaagttttcataactgaccttaattgctgtaaatctgtaagctgttagtgtcttaacgaccgttccacaggtgcatgttcattaattgtttatggttcattgaacaattatgggaaacagtgtttaaaccctttacaatgaagatctgtgaagttcttTGGATTTTTAcggattatctttgaaagacggggTTCTGAAAAagagacatttctttttttgctgagtttacatgatGAGTCCTCTGTCTATGTCTGtgacaacaggcacaactccgaTATTTAATGTTGTATATAAATTTGACGAAATGACACATgcgtccacttatatcagtgAATTTGTAAGAAGCTAAGCTAACCACTAAGAAACTTATATTCAATCAAATAAGCCCCATGCAGCAAATTAGCAATTACAATTTTTGTTAACCAAATTCAAAACTAATTGACCATACAAAAATTCCTCACTTCGTGGGCTTATTTTAGTGGACAGATTTTAGGCAGAGTAAAACCTCTCGCCTCTCGCTTCGCCTTTTCCTCTCTGCTACCTCTCATTTCACAAGTCGTTGTCCCTTATTGCTTTCAAAGTGTCTTTGAACCAAAGCCCACACGAGTGGAGAGCAAGAGTTCTAAGAGAGCATGAACATACTTGTTTGCGGTGTGACTTTTATTGGCCAATAAAGCCTTTTACAGAAGATGAAATTCAAATGTGAAATGCATGAAATATCGCTATTAACCTTCTTGCTGACAATTGTTTTACTTTTCTTTACTGATCAGCAAACTATTTGAACAGGCAGATGAAAGGCCACCCCCCTACCTCATCACTGTAACCCCAGGGCCCTTTTCTTATCACTGAACTCTCCTTGACCCTGAGGCGTCCTCTGAAAAGCCTCTCCCTCTTGATTATAAATAATACCAATGGGCTGCTAATAGGTAATCTGATTGAGAGTTAGGTGGACTGATATGTTTCAACGAGGGGGCAAGAGTGCATCAGACATGCAAATTACATTATAAGTGCTTTCATCCACCCTGATACAAAGTGAAAAGTCACATTTTCACCCACATGAGGAGAAGCAAGCGGGGGAAGGTATCTGTTTAAGGGATATTTACCTTTTTCTTGTCTTTTCATGCCCAATATTTTGCCACACTTGCCCTATTTAAAGCCTGGTTCAGCctcttagctgtgtgtgtgtgtgtgtgtgtgtgtgtgtgtgtgtgtgtgcgcgtgtgagcGCGCGCACTTAGCTGGCTTGACTACAGTGCATTCGGCTCTACTGTGCAGCCTGGCAGGGTTGTTATGACGGTCTAATCATGGTCAGAGAAGGACAAATCAATAAATCAAGTATATGCAAAGCCATTTAAAGAACATCCTGAGAGCACAAGAATACTTTAAATCAACATTGAGGGATAAATATTTACTAGTATTTTAAGACTCACCATTCAGGCTTCCCATGaagtcacatacagtgccttgcgaaagtattcggcccccttgaactttgcgaccttttgccacatttcaggcttcaaacataaagatataaaactgtatttttttgtgaagaatcaacaacaagtgggacacaatcatgaagtggaacgacatttattggatatttcaaacttttttaacaaatcaaaaactgaaaaattgggagtgcaaaattattcagcccccttaagttaatactttgtagcgccaccttttgctgcgattacagctttaagtcgcttgggatatgtctctatcagttttgcacatcgagagactgaaattttttcccattcctccttgcaaaacagctcgagctcagtgaggttggatggagagcatttgtgaacagcagttttcagttctttccacagattctcgattggattcaggtctggactttgacttggccattctaacacctggatatgtttattattgaaccattccattgtagattttgctttatgttttggatcattgtcttgttggaagacaaatctccgtcccagtctcaggtcttttgcagactccatcaggttttcttccagaatggtcctgtatttggctccatccatcttctcatcaattttaactatcttccctgtccctgctgaagaaaagcaggcccaaaccatgatgctgccaccaccatgtttgacagtggggatggtgtgttcagctgtggcaaactttaaacaacactttttatggatatctttaagaaatggctttcttcttgccactcttccataaaggccagatttgtgcaatatacgactgattgttgtcctatggacagagtctcccacctcagctgtagatctctgcagttcatccagagtgatcatgggcctcttggctgcatctctgatcagtcttctccttgtatgagctgaaagtttagagggacggccaggtcttggtagatttgcagtggtctgatactccttccatttcaatattatcgcttgcacagtgctccttgggatgtttaaagcttgggaaatctttttgtatccaaatccggctttaaacttcttcacaacagtatctcggacctgcctggtgtgttccttgttcttcatgatgctctctgcgcttttgacggacctctgagactatcacagtgcaggtgcatttatacggagacttgattacacacaggtggattgtatttatcatcattagtcatttaggtcaacattggatcattcagagatcctcactgaacttctggataattttgcacgcccaatttttcagcttttgatttgttaaaaaagtttgaaatatccaataaatgtcgttccacttcatgattgtgtcccacttgttgttgattcttcacaaaaaaatacagttttatatctttatgtttgaagcctgaaatgtggcaaaaggtcgcaaagttgaagggggccgaatactttcgcaaggcactgtacccatCCTCTCCACACTCATCTGGAGGGTCTAACATCCTGTCCCTCTCTGTGTCGCCTTTGGATTCAAATTCATCACTGTTGACATTGTCTAACGTCATTTGGGGTCATATTATGCGTAAGTGTAATAGTTATTGTAGCATGGAGTGAATGTACACTGATGTGTGCTAGATGAATGGGCATACAACTAGATCCATAGAGTGATTCAATAACAGGAAGTGGTGCCAATAACTACACATGTATATTTCTTCAAGCAATTGAACCAACAGTGATTTATTTGGGGATAGAGGAACATTTGACATGAAAACATTGAGCTCTATCAATATCATGTCAGAGAATGTGGGAAAATTGAAATGGTTTTGATTTAGACAgatttaaagtgaaaaatcaacTATTCATAATAAtagtacatttattttattgaaaaCATTCCAAATGCAACAACACAGTTAAGCAGCATGAAAATGATCAAGTACAGatgaaaaacatttacatttcaaaATATACATAAAATTATGTCTCAAAACTTATCGAAGTGCATCAACCTGAAGTGCTTCTAAAAATGTTGCTTTTACAATGCTAGTGGGGTTTACATAAATATCTCTATTACAAAATATATGTAATATACATGATACGTCTATCTTAAATATTAACAAGTGTATTTACATAAATGTGAATTTTTCACTATCAGTTGTTCTGGATACATTTGTCACCATATCTGCTGAACTTTGTGGGCAGATTGTCCACTGGATAAACGGTTGGGCCTGTTTTCATTGTCGGGGGTCCGTTTAACAGAGTCCAGTCGCATCTGGTGACCACCTCGACCAGGAACACCTTAAGTACAACTTTAGCAAACTCTTTACCCACACACGTCCTCGCACCACCCCCAAATGGGATGTAACCGAACCGGGAGGAGTCATCTGGTGACTTGTCCAAGAACCTCTCTGGCTGAAACTCCTCCTTGTTCATAAGTGTGTCTAGCACATCGTGTGTGTCACAGATGCTGTAGATGACTTTCCAACCCTTGGGAATCTGGTATCCCTGAGGAAACACACTTTAGGTTGTTAGGTGGGGTGGGTATGGCAATGACTTCCAACAATTTTCTTCCAATCATTATACATAGAGCTGCTACCATGTTGCGATGATATATTTGTAGAAAAACGAATAtactataacagtacatggtTTCCATTTTGTGGCTATCAAAACACAATTATGCCTCCTTTAAACTTTTAGCCTAAAATCTTGTGTAAATGTAATTTCAGATGCTACAACATAGGTTTACTTACATTGAGCTCAAATGTCTTCAGTGCCACACGGAAGCCACCAGGGACAGGAGGGTTTATACGGAGAGTTTCTTTGATGACACAGCTGGTGTACTTCAACTGTTCCAACAACTCAATACTCAGTGGTTTGTCCTCAGATTGGGCTCCCAACAAATGCTGTAAAAACATGTATATATTATAAACACATAGATAGGGGGACATAAATCTCGCAAGTGAGATGTACAGCAAATTCAGTCAATTAAATATAGCCCTAGATTTGGAAGAATATAATGTATAAATACTTTAATGAGAGTTGCGTCTAAACTTAATCTCATCATAACCAAAAAAAGATGGGCCTACATTGACTATTCTTTTGTTGTCATGGAAGACTTTGTAAACAATTTTTGTATGGTTTCAAATCATGTTAAATAAATATTATGCCATTTCATTGGCACAACACGAATCAAGTGTCATGTAcaatgttgtcatgttgttttttGATGATACAGAGTGATACCAACCTTCTCCTGAAGCTCATGGCGCATTTTACGCATGACATGTGCATGCAGCCCGAGAAACATCACCAGAGAGGTCGCAGTGCTCGCTGTAGTCTCGTGGCCACCGAATAGCAATTCTGTGGCAGACTCTTTTATCTCCTGAGGGAAACAAATAAAGAACGGTTCATGGAGTAAATGACAGTGTATAGAATCAAATTGCTAAATGAAAGGCATCTGGTTACCTCCATGCTTAGTCGCTCCTCGTTCCTCTCTCCATTCTCAATCAATAACTGCAGAGCATCTTTGTAGTTATTGTTGTTATCAATATTGGACAGCTTATTTTTGATGTTTTGCTCTATCTTTGAGTGGATGATGTTGCGTGCTTTCAGACCCTAAATTGAATGGTGAAAAATATCGGTTAAAAAAATTTGCGCGCACACTGGAGCCCCATGTGATGCAGGCCAGGGCTGTTTTAATCAATCAATCGTATCATTTGACAGACAACTTACCCGGTACAAGCCGCTGAAAGGAACATCGATTGGTAGGGAGAAAAGGTTATTTATCATTTCTTTGAACGCTTCCACTAATTCCAGCTCGTCGGTCTTTGTTTGCTCGGGCTCGAAGCCAAGCAGGATCCTCATTGCGATGCGGAACATGAGGCGCTTCATCTCTGGGTACACTAACACACAAGAGTCGCTTTGCAGCCAGCTATGCACTGCACATCTCACCTCCTCCCGGATCACAGGAATATACTCTTTCAGGGCTTCTCCAGAAAAGGCTTTCATGATCGCCTGCAGGCAAACAGGAGAGAGCGTTTTAAGGGCATGTTTTAAGGACACCGCTGTAAAAAGGCAAGGTAAATTACAATTGTGTTTTTCATCGTAAGCATAAACCATGAGCTTCCTACACAGACATGTAGGCTACTCTACGTATTTCCTACCTTTTTCTTGCTCTTGTGGAGCGCGCCATGCGCATTGGAGAGGGCGTGCGACCCGAGAATGAGTCGCACTGATGCTGGCCACTGAGCCGCGACCAATTTGTGTTCGGACATCAGAATCTGTTTCACATGTTCTGAACCCATTACCCGCACCGTGGGACTCCCAAAGAGATGCGTCTTATAAATATATCCATATTTCTGACGTTTTATTTTTAGGAATTTTCTTCTCTAGAAATATAAATGAGAAGAATAAATGGATGAATAGATACTGTAAATGTCATTCATATAAATGGCTTGAATGAGGCTACATAACAATCCTTCAATTTATTCAATAGCATTCTGATATGACATTTGAGCCTGATGCATCACCCCAACAATAACTAATCAATAGCAGCCTGCTGCACACTGCAAATATAGGGAGGAACTGAGTTTTCAGTTTGTTTCCATCATCAGTTTACCTGTAGGACCATCTGAAGCGTCTCGCCAAGGAAGGGCAGTCCCATGGTACCCGGAGGAAGAGGACTCTGACAGGTTGGATCACTTCCACTAATGACGT
Proteins encoded:
- the LOC110502547 gene encoding cytochrome P450 26A1; translation: MGQLVGGKRAYKSAEWRVRHTSPLLRSIRTLLLEMGFYTLFVTCLCTLLLPLLLIVTAMKLWEIYVISGSDPTCQSPLPPGTMGLPFLGETLQMVLQRRKFLKIKRQKYGYIYKTHLFGSPTVRVMGSEHVKQILMSEHKLVAAQWPASVRLILGSHALSNAHGALHKSKKKAIMKAFSGEALKEYIPVIREEVRCAVHSWLQSDSCVLVYPEMKRLMFRIAMRILLGFEPEQTKTDELELVEAFKEMINNLFSLPIDVPFSGLYRGLKARNIIHSKIEQNIKNKLSNIDNNNNYKDALQLLIENGERNEERLSMEEIKESATELLFGGHETTASTATSLVMFLGLHAHVMRKMRHELQEKHLLGAQSEDKPLSIELLEQLKYTSCVIKETLRINPPVPGGFRVALKTFELNGYQIPKGWKVIYSICDTHDVLDTLMNKEEFQPERFLDKSPDDSSRFGYIPFGGGARTCVGKEFAKVVLKVFLVEVVTRCDWTLLNGPPTMKTGPTVYPVDNLPTKFSRYGDKCIQNN